The proteins below come from a single Cannabis sativa cultivar Pink pepper isolate KNU-18-1 chromosome 3, ASM2916894v1, whole genome shotgun sequence genomic window:
- the LOC115709926 gene encoding uncharacterized protein LOC115709926, whose amino-acid sequence MAIIGDALRQAFMPKPEYESLKEEDRVWGKLQRPLLVAFVALVCVVVMVCVVITLKMVFPSDPARRPFCGDRGIQPLPINVKGGDSDPYPHAFYLTDQETVDYFWMVCFVPTMITFLLTVVYLISGIAVAYSSPMRHVCLKVVENSYCASKRGGVRCLSILNAIFAIVFGLLALFLGSSLLTLGNNCSKPLFWCYEFASWGLVILYGGTAFFLRRKAADNGDSSQNHGLEMFVANPFEVTPGVERRVSEGFKAWMGSSYLSSDDDEDEPDHEASPLTRTNSNRQTV is encoded by the exons ATGGCGATTATTGGGGACGCCCTTCGCCAGGCGTTTATGCCGAAGCCGGAGTACGAAAGCCTCAAGGAAGAAGACAGAGTCTGGGGCAAGCTTCAGAGACCTTTATTGGTGGCTTTCGTGGCTCTTGTTTGTGTCGTTGTTATGGTATGTGTAGTTATTACATTAAAGATGGTTTTTCCGTCTGACCCCGCGAGGAGACCATTCTGCGGTGACCGGGGGATACAGCCACTGCCGATCAACGTTAAAGGAGGGGATTCTGATCCCTATCCTCATGCTTTCTATCTAACGGATCAGGAAACTGTGGACTATTTCTGGATGGTTTGCTTCGTTCCTACTATGATCACTTTTTTGCTAACCGTTGTGTATCTGATATCgg GTATTGCTGTTGCTTATTCTTCTCCGATGAGACATGTTTGCTTAAAGGTTGTTGAAAATAGCTATTGTGCCTCAAAACGAG GTGGGGTCCGCTGTTTGTCCATtttaaatgcaatttttgcaatTGTATTTGGTCTTCTTGCTTTGTTTCTTGGTTCAAGCCTCCTGACACTGGGGAATAACTGCTCCAAACCCCTCTTTTGGTGCTATGAGTTTGCATCTTGGGGTTTGGTTATTCTGTATGGGGGAACTGCCTTTTTTTTGAGAAGGAAAGCAGCTGACAATGGAGATTCCAGTCAAAACCACGGTCTTGAGATGTTTGTAGCTAATCCCTTTGAAGTCACACCAGGTGTTGAAAGACGGGTTAGTGAAGGATTTAAGGCATGGATGGGGTCATCCTACTTATCCTCTGACGACGACGAAGATGAACCTGACCATGAGGCCTCTCCCTTAACACGTACCAACTCAAACAGGCAGACAGTCTAA